One part of the Armatimonadota bacterium genome encodes these proteins:
- the ccsA gene encoding cytochrome c biogenesis protein CcsA has translation MTTLGYAFIVAALLSVLGGSAAYVVSEITSGQKSDTFREWGRHGFRMAALMTGLASIYLMSFFVNRHYEVDYVFHNSSRDLPLIFRVSSFWAGQEGSFLLWGMWTGVLGLILYRKAGKDEASVMPFYGLTYAFILAMVAMINPFKVSAAPRLDGNGLNPLLQDYWMAIHPPTLFLGYALMAVPFAFAMGALWRKDYRDWIRAAAPWAIMGATVLALALSMGGHWAYRTLGWGGFWGWDPVENASFVPMLCGIALLHGLYLQRGANAAGQRMNIGLAITGFIAVMYASYLTRSGVLTQFSNHSFSEMKHSWFLLASLLFFVFLGSVWYLARFARIPAPKLYDSLSSREFGFYLSVVVTMIAAVMVAVGTSTPIITGWFAKKPYSAPPAFYNWTMAPIGFLMALMVAVYPLAARNGISVADLRRRIAIPLIAGLLASAAALLAARGIPGLQPPQIVAATGLAFGGVLAATLNVMLLVRVIRTGGVASSGGYLAHIGFGVLLVGVVCSSVYSTTRRLTVAMGKPAFADGYSFQLLDRGESPNPQKVVIPLRVTGASQPGRAFEVRPFMSQDRNGMQMTSPGIHSNWHHDLYVAPVQFDPGGLQTMPITLKRGQIYVFGPLKLYFAGVDQIGQPGSPDFGMRANLLAIRGKVHAPVSPEINFQTSRGTIVGLPGGSRINISPDNDFQNGVVFDLAGPNSTMTAAYAIVDVTVKPLIWLTWLGMVTTVAGGLISVRRRAKDRKRVVETAVLIERPAEHAVLSNLH, from the coding sequence GTGACCACGCTAGGGTATGCGTTCATAGTGGCGGCGCTTCTGTCCGTGCTGGGTGGCAGCGCCGCATATGTTGTCTCCGAAATCACATCCGGGCAAAAGTCGGATACTTTCAGGGAATGGGGCCGGCACGGCTTCCGGATGGCCGCGCTGATGACCGGGCTGGCATCAATCTACCTGATGTCGTTCTTCGTGAACAGGCATTACGAGGTCGACTACGTCTTCCACAACAGTTCCCGCGACCTTCCGCTCATCTTCCGCGTGAGTTCGTTCTGGGCGGGGCAGGAGGGATCGTTCCTTCTGTGGGGGATGTGGACCGGCGTGTTGGGCCTGATCCTTTACCGGAAAGCGGGCAAGGATGAGGCCAGCGTGATGCCGTTCTACGGGCTGACGTATGCTTTCATCCTGGCCATGGTGGCGATGATCAACCCGTTCAAGGTCAGCGCGGCGCCGCGCCTTGACGGCAACGGTCTCAACCCGCTGTTGCAGGATTACTGGATGGCAATCCACCCCCCGACGCTGTTCCTGGGCTATGCCCTGATGGCGGTGCCGTTCGCCTTCGCGATGGGAGCGCTGTGGCGGAAAGACTACCGCGACTGGATCCGCGCCGCGGCGCCGTGGGCGATTATGGGCGCGACAGTCCTCGCCCTGGCGCTGAGCATGGGCGGCCACTGGGCCTATCGCACGCTGGGGTGGGGGGGATTCTGGGGCTGGGACCCCGTTGAGAACGCGTCCTTCGTGCCGATGCTCTGCGGGATCGCGCTCTTGCACGGGCTTTACCTCCAACGCGGCGCAAACGCTGCCGGCCAGCGGATGAACATCGGCCTGGCGATCACCGGCTTCATCGCGGTGATGTACGCCAGTTACCTGACTCGGAGCGGAGTCCTCACCCAGTTCAGCAACCACTCGTTCTCCGAGATGAAACACTCGTGGTTCCTTCTGGCGTCGCTCCTCTTCTTCGTATTCCTGGGGTCGGTGTGGTACCTGGCCCGGTTTGCGCGGATACCCGCTCCCAAACTGTACGACTCGCTGTCCTCCCGGGAGTTCGGGTTCTATCTGAGCGTGGTCGTGACCATGATCGCGGCCGTGATGGTGGCTGTCGGGACGAGCACCCCCATCATCACAGGCTGGTTTGCGAAAAAGCCGTATTCCGCTCCGCCGGCCTTCTACAATTGGACGATGGCGCCGATCGGCTTTCTAATGGCGCTGATGGTGGCCGTCTATCCGCTTGCCGCTCGCAACGGCATCTCGGTGGCCGACCTTCGCCGCAGGATAGCCATCCCGCTGATCGCCGGCCTCCTCGCGAGCGCCGCCGCGCTGTTAGCCGCTCGTGGCATACCCGGCCTGCAACCGCCTCAGATTGTGGCGGCGACAGGTCTGGCGTTCGGCGGCGTGCTGGCAGCCACGCTGAACGTGATGCTCCTCGTGCGCGTCATCCGCACCGGCGGCGTGGCGTCATCGGGGGGCTACCTGGCGCACATCGGTTTCGGCGTGCTTCTGGTCGGTGTGGTCTGCTCATCTGTATACTCAACCACCAGACGGTTGACGGTCGCCATGGGAAAGCCGGCTTTCGCCGATGGGTACTCGTTCCAGTTGCTCGATCGCGGCGAAAGCCCCAATCCGCAGAAGGTTGTGATCCCGTTGCGCGTGACCGGGGCCTCGCAGCCGGGAAGAGCCTTCGAGGTGCGTCCATTCATGTCGCAGGACCGCAATGGCATGCAGATGACCTCGCCCGGCATCCATAGCAACTGGCATCACGATCTTTACGTGGCGCCGGTGCAGTTCGACCCCGGCGGTCTCCAGACGATGCCGATCACCTTGAAGCGGGGGCAGATCTATGTGTTCGGCCCGCTGAAGCTCTATTTCGCCGGCGTCGATCAAATTGGCCAGCCGGGTTCGCCGGATTTCGGGATGAGGGCGAACCTGCTGGCGATTCGCGGCAAGGTTCACGCGCCGGTGAGCCCGGAGATCAACTTCCAGACGTCACGAGGCACAATTGTCGGATTACCGGGCGGTTCGAGGATCAATATCAGCCCGGACAACGATTTTCAGAATGGCGTTGTGTTCGACCTTGCCGGGCCAAACTCCACCATGACTGCCGCATATGCTATCGTGGATGTAACGGTCAAGCCCCTCATCTGGTTGACGTGGCTCGGAATGGTCACGACCGTCGCGGGTGGCCTCATCTCGGTGAGGCGGCGAGCGAAAGACAGAAAACGGGTGGTGGAAACAGCCGTTCTCATAGAACGGCCGGCTGAGCATGCGGTATTATCCAATCTTCATTGA
- the nadA gene encoding quinolinate synthase NadA, producing MLNLLYQRPLGPEYTTLSEGDTLSRIAQAKGELGPDLLILGHHYQRDEVIRFADYRGDSFKLAREASTRPEARHIVFCGVHFMAESADILKPGDQDVILPNLSAGCSMADMADIDQVNDCWNQIVPILDEDILPITYVNSTASLKAFVGGNGGTVCTSSNAQAAIRWALNRKDRVLFFPDQHLGRNSGVALGYTPDQMVVWDPNEPLGGLEPDAIRAAKFILWKGHCSVHGRFTTKQIALARSIHPEVRIVVHPECPLDVVQASDANGSTEFIVKFIREASAGSVIGVGTEINLVNRLACEHPDKTIFCLDPVVCPCSTMYRIHPSFLLWVLDNLMAGKVVNRISVPEPTRSAAKLALDRMLEIT from the coding sequence ATGTTGAACCTGCTATACCAACGGCCCCTGGGGCCTGAATATACGACCCTTTCAGAAGGCGATACCTTGTCCCGCATCGCTCAGGCCAAAGGCGAACTGGGGCCGGACCTTCTAATTCTCGGCCACCACTATCAGCGCGACGAGGTGATCCGATTCGCGGACTACCGCGGTGACTCCTTCAAACTCGCCCGCGAAGCGTCAACGCGCCCCGAGGCCCGGCATATTGTGTTCTGCGGCGTCCATTTTATGGCCGAGTCCGCGGACATCCTGAAGCCAGGCGACCAGGACGTCATCCTTCCCAACCTCTCGGCCGGCTGCTCCATGGCCGATATGGCGGATATCGACCAGGTCAACGACTGCTGGAATCAGATCGTTCCGATTCTCGACGAAGACATCCTCCCGATCACGTATGTGAACAGCACCGCCAGCCTCAAGGCCTTCGTCGGCGGGAACGGCGGCACCGTCTGCACATCCTCGAACGCTCAGGCCGCGATTCGGTGGGCGCTCAACCGCAAAGATCGGGTACTGTTCTTCCCCGACCAGCATCTCGGACGTAACAGCGGCGTCGCGTTGGGCTATACCCCAGACCAGATGGTGGTTTGGGATCCGAACGAGCCCTTGGGCGGCCTTGAGCCCGATGCCATCCGCGCCGCAAAATTCATCCTGTGGAAAGGCCACTGCTCGGTGCACGGCCGCTTCACGACTAAGCAGATTGCCCTCGCGCGCTCCATCCACCCGGAGGTCCGGATTGTCGTCCACCCGGAGTGTCCCCTGGATGTCGTACAAGCTTCAGATGCCAACGGTTCCACTGAGTTCATCGTGAAGTTCATTCGGGAAGCATCTGCCGGAAGCGTCATCGGAGTGGGAACCGAGATCAACCTGGTCAACCGCCTCGCCTGCGAGCACCCGGACAAGACCATCTTCTGCCTCGATCCGGTTGTCTGCCCGTGCAGCACGATGTACCGCATCCACCCCAGTTTTCTGCTGTGGGTGCTGGACAACCTGATGGCCGGCAAGGTCGTGAACCGCATCAGCGTGCCTGAACCAACGCGGTCCGCCGCCAAACTGGCGCTGGACCGGATGCTTGAGATAACATAG
- the ccsA gene encoding cytochrome c biogenesis protein CcsA, which yields MNFGQISFTIALVLYFVSAGLYHVPVLLNGKRGARPAQIAALVGWLFQTAGIAHRSLTLGLPPYVELRGAVMTVAWVIVLLTLVVEWRLHTATLGVPAMPVAALAMVMADTLPLFGGIHPLMPSLYRDPMSAHVGSIVAAFGCFALAFCLALLYMVQERRLKRHTLRTTRPGALSLTDIEHLANTFAAFGFSMLTLGLLLGFVWAASGVWKGNWYMEPIVLATIATWAVYAGYLYIRGVKGSRGRGNMYFLIIGFTLAVFTLLVVRPILPGQHG from the coding sequence ATGAACTTCGGACAGATCTCCTTCACAATCGCACTGGTTCTCTATTTCGTGAGCGCCGGGCTCTACCACGTTCCCGTTTTACTGAATGGGAAGCGCGGCGCCCGTCCGGCACAGATCGCCGCGCTGGTGGGGTGGCTCTTTCAGACGGCCGGCATCGCACATCGCAGCCTCACGTTGGGCCTTCCTCCATATGTGGAATTGCGCGGCGCCGTAATGACCGTTGCCTGGGTGATCGTTCTCTTGACTCTCGTCGTGGAGTGGCGCCTTCACACGGCCACGCTGGGCGTACCGGCCATGCCGGTTGCAGCATTGGCGATGGTGATGGCGGACACCCTGCCGTTGTTCGGTGGAATCCACCCGCTCATGCCGTCATTGTACCGGGACCCGATGTCGGCGCACGTAGGTTCCATCGTCGCCGCGTTCGGCTGTTTTGCGCTTGCTTTCTGCCTGGCGCTGCTATACATGGTTCAGGAACGACGCCTGAAGCGCCATACACTGCGCACGACGCGGCCCGGAGCGCTTTCACTGACCGATATCGAGCACCTCGCCAACACCTTTGCGGCTTTCGGCTTCTCGATGCTCACGCTGGGCTTGCTTCTGGGGTTCGTCTGGGCCGCCAGCGGCGTGTGGAAGGGCAATTGGTACATGGAGCCGATCGTGCTCGCTACCATCGCGACCTGGGCAGTGTACGCCGGCTACCTCTACATCAGAGGCGTGAAGGGGTCGCGCGGCAGAGGCAACATGTATTTCCTTATCATCGGCTTCACACTCGCGGTGTTCACCTTGCTGGTAGTGCGCCCCATTCTGCCGGGACAACACGGTTAG
- a CDS encoding GyrI-like domain-containing protein, producing the protein MPYEIRVQQVESQVFAGASERVAPSQIPARIIPLLDKVWAFLKGSDLQSQGLNVAVYLNVDDHGKSLPAGQVLMQAGVLMPGTFTEEGEVRQLETPGGRTASTTHVGPYDRMGDAHSAIVEWCAANGCDLQGTNWEVYGHWIDDPAQLRTDVFYLLK; encoded by the coding sequence ATGCCGTACGAGATTCGTGTTCAGCAGGTTGAATCACAGGTTTTCGCGGGCGCAAGCGAGAGGGTTGCGCCCTCACAGATTCCCGCGAGAATCATACCGCTCCTGGATAAGGTCTGGGCATTTCTGAAGGGCAGCGATCTTCAAAGCCAGGGCCTCAACGTGGCGGTATACCTGAACGTAGACGACCACGGCAAATCGCTTCCGGCTGGCCAGGTCTTGATGCAGGCAGGCGTCCTCATGCCTGGGACGTTCACCGAAGAGGGCGAAGTCAGGCAGTTGGAAACGCCCGGTGGGCGAACGGCGTCAACCACTCACGTCGGCCCGTACGACCGAATGGGTGACGCGCACAGCGCCATCGTTGAATGGTGCGCGGCCAACGGATGCGACTTGCAGGGCACGAACTGGGAAGTCTACGGACACTGGATCGATGATCCGGCTCAACTCCGGACGGATGTCTTTTATCTCCTCAAGTGA
- a CDS encoding cytochrome c maturation protein CcmE: MSKSTVIGLFLILGFAALGAVAFKKTVTPYVTVSEAKTSQDVVQVYGAIDQAHLKYDRKSAEITFPLTDLKNNTMVVAYRGVRPGNMAQATHCVATGQWSGDHFEASTLLIKCPSKYQGEKKA; the protein is encoded by the coding sequence TTGAGTAAGTCCACCGTAATTGGCCTGTTCCTGATTCTCGGCTTTGCCGCATTGGGCGCCGTTGCGTTCAAGAAAACGGTGACGCCGTACGTTACCGTTTCGGAGGCTAAGACGAGCCAGGACGTCGTGCAGGTCTACGGCGCCATCGACCAGGCGCACCTCAAATACGACAGGAAGTCCGCCGAGATCACCTTCCCGCTCACGGATCTGAAGAATAACACGATGGTCGTTGCCTACCGGGGCGTGCGACCGGGCAATATGGCTCAAGCCACCCACTGCGTGGCTACTGGTCAATGGAGTGGAGACCATTTTGAGGCTTCCACGCTCCTCATCAAATGCCCGTCGAAGTATCAGGGAGAGAAGAAAGCGTGA
- the hemC gene encoding hydroxymethylbilane synthase yields the protein MRLTIGTRGSLLARTQTDWVARRFREAHPDAVVDIEVITTQGDVVLDRPLTAFDDKGLFTREIERALLDGILDCAVHSLKDLPTEMPPGLTIAAIPEREDARDAIVVNGVARSDDGAAVLAALPEGATVGTSSLRRQAQLLRVRPDLNVADIRGNVDTRLRKLHEGQYDAILLAAAGLHRLNRTDEITAYLPFSVMLPAPGQGALAIQARDNDMETLGWLNELDHWATRHAVTAERAYLEALGGGCHNPIAAYAEVAGHNMEFQAFVADEDGSNGSRDRFNARSEEAEWAGRKLARKMRPLF from the coding sequence ATGAGATTGACGATTGGCACACGCGGCAGCCTGTTGGCGCGCACTCAGACGGATTGGGTTGCCCGGCGCTTTCGCGAAGCGCACCCGGATGCCGTCGTCGACATCGAGGTCATCACAACCCAGGGCGATGTCGTGCTCGATCGCCCCCTGACTGCGTTTGACGACAAGGGGCTGTTTACGCGCGAGATCGAACGGGCGCTGCTGGACGGTATCCTCGACTGTGCGGTCCACAGTTTGAAAGACCTGCCGACCGAAATGCCTCCGGGTCTCACCATCGCCGCCATTCCTGAGCGCGAGGACGCGCGGGACGCGATTGTGGTGAACGGGGTGGCGCGGTCCGACGATGGCGCCGCGGTCCTTGCGGCGCTTCCCGAGGGCGCCACGGTTGGAACTTCGTCGCTCCGACGGCAGGCGCAGTTGCTGCGCGTGCGGCCCGATCTCAACGTTGCCGATATCCGCGGAAATGTGGACACGCGCCTCCGCAAACTGCATGAGGGGCAGTATGACGCTATCCTGTTGGCCGCCGCGGGGCTGCATCGCCTCAATAGGACGGACGAGATCACGGCCTATCTTCCGTTCAGCGTGATGCTGCCGGCGCCGGGCCAGGGGGCTCTGGCAATTCAGGCGCGGGACAACGACATGGAAACGCTCGGCTGGCTCAATGAGCTGGACCACTGGGCGACCAGGCACGCCGTGACGGCCGAACGTGCCTATCTTGAGGCCCTCGGCGGCGGATGCCACAATCCAATTGCCGCATATGCCGAGGTTGCGGGCCACAATATGGAGTTCCAGGCCTTTGTCGCGGACGAAGACGGTTCCAATGGCTCTCGCGATCGGTTCAACGCGCGTTCGGAGGAGGCCGAGTGGGCCGGACGAAAACTCGCCCGCAAAATGAGACCGCTCTTTTAG
- a CDS encoding bifunctional precorrin-2 dehydrogenase/sirohydrochlorin ferrochelatase translates to MRYYPIFIDLNGKRAVVVGGGHIAERKVGTLLECGALVTVVSPEITPGLREAVDNGRISWIARTYQAGDLSGAFCTYAATDENAVNTAVFAEASRNSQLCNVVDVPPLCNFIVPSIVDRGDLTIAISSSGNSPALAKRLKSRLGEEYGEEWRALNDLLGRLRPEVKRRYPEEAPRNDLLARLMDAGVLEMLREGRAAEAEELAWQVL, encoded by the coding sequence ATGCGGTATTATCCAATCTTCATTGATCTGAACGGCAAGAGGGCTGTGGTTGTGGGCGGTGGTCACATCGCCGAACGCAAAGTAGGCACGCTGCTTGAATGCGGCGCCCTCGTGACCGTGGTATCGCCTGAGATTACACCAGGCCTCCGGGAAGCCGTCGATAACGGGCGCATTTCGTGGATCGCCCGCACATACCAGGCGGGTGACCTTTCCGGCGCGTTCTGCACCTATGCGGCGACTGACGAAAACGCCGTCAATACCGCGGTCTTCGCGGAAGCGAGCCGCAACAGCCAGTTGTGCAATGTGGTTGACGTTCCCCCGCTGTGCAACTTCATCGTTCCCAGCATCGTGGACCGGGGGGATCTGACCATCGCGATCAGTAGTTCAGGCAACAGTCCTGCGCTGGCGAAGCGCCTCAAATCCCGCCTCGGAGAAGAGTATGGCGAAGAGTGGCGAGCTTTGAACGACCTCCTCGGCCGCCTGAGGCCGGAGGTCAAGCGCAGGTATCCCGAAGAGGCTCCCAGAAACGACCTGCTGGCGCGCCTCATGGACGCCGGCGTTCTGGAAATGCTGCGGGAAGGGCGAGCCGCCGAAGCGGAGGAACTGGCTTGGCAGGTACTCTAA
- a CDS encoding TlpA disulfide reductase family protein, translating into MAVLEPGTMAPHFALNRLENETPARVTFDRLTLLVFFKVTCPTCQLGVPCLDKLKLYDSAEFEAVAIAEDPPEAIHDFQRKFGVSMETLTEPPPYETSEAYGLTNVPTVLLIERGGTIAQAIVGFNRQAYNDLSRSIAERVGAAPVLLCPADDGAPAFKPG; encoded by the coding sequence ATGGCAGTGCTTGAACCGGGAACGATGGCGCCGCATTTTGCATTGAATAGGTTGGAAAATGAAACGCCGGCCAGGGTCACGTTTGACCGCCTGACTTTGCTTGTGTTTTTCAAGGTCACGTGTCCAACGTGCCAACTGGGTGTGCCCTGCCTGGACAAACTGAAATTGTACGACTCGGCGGAGTTTGAGGCCGTCGCCATCGCGGAAGACCCGCCGGAGGCGATCCATGATTTCCAGCGTAAGTTCGGCGTATCAATGGAGACGCTCACGGAGCCTCCGCCATATGAAACGTCCGAGGCTTACGGCCTGACAAACGTCCCAACGGTGCTCTTAATCGAACGGGGCGGCACGATCGCGCAGGCGATTGTGGGATTCAATAGGCAGGCCTATAATGATCTGTCCCGCAGTATCGCGGAGCGGGTTGGCGCCGCGCCCGTGTTGCTGTGCCCGGCGGACGATGGAGCGCCGGCATTTAAGCCCGGATGA
- a CDS encoding MFS transporter gives MSQTLTVGDRAMPETLQRDWRLFTLLTFLFGFGFAVYNGVFQNFFGNSLHGTPWQLGKLESMREVPGLLAALTAGTVVMLAESRVAGLGLLITAVGVGVTGFMPGYAGLVAISVFWSIGFHLYSSVSPAITLALAKGREGGRHLGRMSAVGSASTLVALGLAWLVSHFLPKLPYHLYFALAGLSIGTAAFLCMRLSTHAEGAPRARLVVRREYRLYYLLVFLEGCRRQIFSIFASFALIKQYHVSLSVMLLLAFVNSILISLTAPRMGRLIDRHGERGPLTWYAIGLIIVFAGYAITRSLAMLFTLYLIDNVLFTFSVGFTTYLHRIVRTDELTPCLAMGTTMNHIAAVTVPLGGAWLWNHFQNYQIPFWVGVGIAMVSLVATRWLPRGRAVSVTD, from the coding sequence ATGAGCCAAACCCTCACAGTCGGCGACCGGGCTATGCCGGAGACGCTTCAACGGGACTGGCGGCTGTTCACGCTGCTGACGTTCCTCTTTGGTTTCGGATTCGCCGTGTATAACGGCGTGTTCCAGAATTTCTTCGGGAACTCCCTTCACGGCACCCCCTGGCAGTTGGGGAAACTGGAGTCGATGCGCGAGGTGCCGGGCCTGCTGGCGGCGCTGACGGCCGGCACGGTTGTTATGCTGGCCGAATCGCGCGTGGCGGGCCTGGGCCTCCTGATCACTGCGGTTGGCGTGGGCGTTACCGGTTTCATGCCCGGATACGCCGGCCTCGTGGCGATCTCGGTCTTCTGGTCCATCGGATTCCACCTGTACTCGTCGGTTTCCCCCGCCATCACGCTGGCACTGGCGAAGGGAAGGGAGGGCGGCAGGCATCTGGGGCGCATGTCCGCCGTCGGCTCGGCATCCACCCTCGTGGCCCTGGGTCTGGCGTGGCTGGTGTCCCATTTCCTGCCAAAATTGCCGTACCACCTCTACTTTGCGCTGGCGGGATTGTCCATCGGTACGGCGGCATTTCTCTGCATGCGGCTCTCAACGCACGCCGAGGGTGCGCCGAGGGCCCGGCTGGTTGTCCGGAGGGAGTATCGCCTCTACTATCTGCTGGTCTTTCTCGAGGGGTGCCGGCGCCAGATATTCTCCATCTTCGCTTCGTTCGCGCTGATCAAGCAGTATCACGTCTCGCTTTCGGTGATGCTCCTGCTAGCGTTCGTCAACTCCATCCTGATCTCGCTCACCGCCCCGAGGATGGGACGCCTGATCGACCGTCACGGCGAACGCGGGCCTCTGACCTGGTATGCCATCGGCCTGATCATCGTGTTCGCCGGCTATGCCATCACGCGCTCGCTGGCGATGCTGTTCACGCTGTATCTGATAGACAACGTCCTCTTCACCTTCAGCGTTGGATTCACTACGTACCTGCACCGCATCGTGCGGACGGATGAGCTCACCCCTTGTCTCGCTATGGGGACAACGATGAATCATATCGCGGCCGTGACGGTTCCCCTGGGCGGGGCGTGGCTCTGGAACCACTTCCAGAACTATCAGATTCCGTTCTGGGTGGGAGTGGGCATTGCGATGGTCTCGCTGGTCGCGACGCGATGGCTGCCCCGTGGCCGGGCTGTGAGCGTGACGGATTAG
- the hemA gene encoding glutamyl-tRNA reductase: protein MHLIVLGLSHKTAPVAVRELVALTPARIPEALMAIRRISSVREAAIISTCNRTELYVVSESRDEELLADILCHGEHGAEARDHLYSYLDEAMVRHLFRVASGVDSMVLGEGQILGQVREAARFANEESGAGPVLRRLFDQAISCGRRVRTETDIARGAVSVSHVAVELARQIFGDLKGRTVLLLGAGETAEMTARLMVKFGVSFVTVANRTFERAEALATVLGGQAVRYDQFPEKMERADVVVCSTAAPHAIITRDVARQAAARRRGRPVFLIDLAIPRDVEPSVADLDNVFLYNLDNLQDLVSQNVETRRDEIHLVEQIVEQEVASYMQWVGSLQVVPVLTELQRRFEDIRQAEMERTRRRLEGLTPDERDAVDQMTRAMVKKMLHDPWRFMRSSDESGTAGALQALVDVFGLELSGTASPLPTVEIIEPEPLPTEPEVPVGQTR, encoded by the coding sequence ATGCATCTGATCGTGCTGGGGTTGAGCCATAAGACCGCGCCGGTTGCCGTCCGGGAACTGGTGGCGCTCACACCCGCGCGCATCCCCGAAGCCCTCATGGCGATCCGCCGGATTTCCAGCGTGCGCGAAGCAGCCATCATCTCCACGTGCAATCGGACTGAGTTGTATGTCGTCAGCGAATCGCGGGACGAAGAGCTGCTGGCGGACATCCTGTGTCACGGTGAGCACGGCGCCGAGGCGAGGGACCACCTCTATTCATACCTGGACGAGGCCATGGTCCGGCATCTGTTCCGCGTTGCATCGGGCGTTGACAGCATGGTGCTTGGCGAAGGGCAAATCCTCGGCCAGGTGCGCGAAGCAGCCCGCTTCGCCAATGAGGAATCGGGCGCGGGGCCGGTCCTTCGACGCCTGTTCGACCAGGCCATCTCGTGCGGCCGGCGTGTTCGAACCGAAACGGACATCGCGCGCGGGGCCGTCTCGGTCAGCCATGTGGCGGTGGAACTGGCGAGGCAGATTTTTGGTGACCTGAAAGGTCGCACCGTATTGCTTCTCGGCGCCGGTGAAACCGCGGAAATGACAGCGCGCCTGATGGTGAAGTTCGGGGTTTCTTTCGTTACGGTTGCCAACCGGACCTTCGAACGCGCGGAAGCCCTTGCGACGGTTCTGGGCGGACAGGCCGTGCGGTACGATCAGTTCCCCGAAAAGATGGAACGCGCGGACGTAGTTGTCTGCAGCACCGCGGCGCCGCATGCCATCATCACCCGGGATGTGGCCCGTCAGGCGGCCGCGCGCCGCCGGGGCCGCCCGGTGTTCTTGATCGATCTCGCCATTCCGCGCGACGTCGAACCGTCGGTCGCCGATCTGGACAACGTCTTCCTGTACAATCTGGACAACCTTCAGGACCTCGTCAGCCAGAATGTGGAAACCCGGCGGGACGAAATCCATCTGGTGGAGCAGATCGTTGAGCAGGAGGTGGCATCGTACATGCAGTGGGTGGGATCCCTGCAGGTGGTGCCGGTGCTCACCGAGTTGCAGCGTCGGTTCGAGGACATCCGCCAGGCGGAAATGGAGCGCACACGGCGGCGCCTGGAGGGTTTGACCCCGGACGAGCGCGACGCCGTGGACCAGATGACGAGGGCGATGGTCAAAAAAATGCTGCACGACCCGTGGCGCTTCATGAGGTCCTCCGATGAATCCGGAACGGCCGGGGCCCTGCAAGCGTTGGTCGACGTCTTCGGGCTGGAACTGTCCGGTACTGCATCGCCTCTGCCCACTGTAGAGATAATCGAGCCGGAGCCGCTCCCAACGGAGCCCGAGGTGCCGGTGGGACAAACGCGATGA